TTAAttctcaagaaaagaaaattcaaaatgctTTCATCTTGCTCCTTTTATTACACATTCAGTGAACCGTCCTTAGTATGAAATGAATGGTTAGATATATAAATGTAGGACATAACATGAGAAGATCTAGGGGAAAAATCCTCATTTTAATCTGAGACTACGAATATCAGCTCCAGTTAGCCTTGTTCagtaatttacctttttttttttcttacacaaATAACAGACAAGCTTGATAAGTTAACTCTTCTTAATTGGTGGTTAGGGTTCTAGAATGtccttaactttttttaaaagatcattttaaaACCAAAGCACTAATCTGACATAGTAAAAGCATAGTACAAATATCCAAATTTCAGATCTGGCTTTTTCTAGATAGAGCCTAAGAATAAAGAAACATTCTTCCCTTTCCAGATaacttaataatttaaaatataaataactattAAGTCCCATTGAATAGAGAGTGTGAAAGTTCCTGGTATAAAAACTACCTTAGAAGTTTGATGGTCATTTCATTCTACGGAGGGACAGAGACTGGATTTTGTTTGCTCTCCATAATTACTTCACAATCTCCCTCCATTTCAAAATTGAGATTCACAAATGAACTGGATACAAGTGATTCTGGTTGATCTGACTGAACAATGGAATCAGCCTGCAGCTTATTTTGCTGGTATTGTCTTTCTGCTTCTTCAGACATCctgttctcttcttcttcttcttcttcctaaaaagaggaaataacaaGAATAGTTGAAATATAAATGTCCAAAAGGAATAGTATTTTTCTCCCACTTTCAGCTGCTTAtgccttttttttaaccaaaacatTAGTGTCATGTCCAATTCAGTTTCATCCAATTAAGACAAGACATACTTCCCCTTCCCCTGTTTccaaattgaaatgaaaactattgTATGAAGTATATGTAgtgaagctatttttaaaacacagtatAGCACTGCTTAGCTTAGATGAGACCTGAATTAACTTTGACATGGGCTGGATCGCTTCAGGTTAATTCTAATCTAAATAAAAACATTAGCTAATACTGTATCACTACAGTTACAGGGTGTCAGCCTATTCAGTGGAATAGGGTGGTCTATTCACTTAAGTGATACAGCATGGTTAGTGTTCCCATAAGCACCTAGTAGACAGATAaggcagtccctgccctcaagaagtttaCAATCTAGGAAGGAAGTTAAGACATTTAAGAAGAGTATTAAAACAGAAAGGAATAACCACTATAGAAATTTAGAGAGGAAATAACTTCTAGTTCCAGAACTACTAAATTGATGGAGGAAATGGTGGCATTTGCATTGGTCCCTGTAGTATGGTGAGTCAGTACAGAGTGAGTAACCTGTCAGGATGATTAATCTAGAGATTTTCTGAGAGTGAAGGAGAAAGACCATTTAGGAGACTATCACAATAGTCCAGATGAGATAATGAGGCTCTAAACAAGGCTAGTAGAGTTAAAAACACTCATTTGttcataaaacatttttgaaaccaCATAACAAATACAGTCAGCTGAGCTGAGCTTTCTAGATTCATGCCTCTACATTGTAGCTTTACCCGAATTGCCCTCCTTGTTTGCTTGAAGGAGTAATGAAAgattctaatatttatttcaagCTCACCAATAAACACTCCGTGCTGCcttaagcattttacatattaactcatttaatccttagagCAACCCTGAGCACGGATGCTGCAATTTTCCTCCTTACAAAGACGAGGAAACTGCAGCTTATATAGGTtaagtatcttgcccaaggttacacagttgGAAGTGGCGGAGCACTTGGTTCTCGAGCCCACACTCTTAAATGCTAAAGCTTTCTCACTCTTTAAAGCTAAACTCACTTCACCCTCACCCTAAGACCTCACGACATCTGCACACAAAATCGCCTCATATCTTTGTGCCTTAACAACTGGCACTTACACATCTCTAGTATTGGTCATTTCCTGTGCATCAAACCCATTCCACTTCTCCCACATCCAGTCTATGTGTCCGAAGTACAGAGACCAGGtcttgtttcctcatcttaaaTGTGGGATAAttcaaagagaggtgtgtgaagattaaattaaataacatatCTAAGGCACCTCTCACAGCAACTAGCACATGAAATCTAGCTTAATTGTGCATACAGATTGTAGGGGAATTTCAgtattaaaaaattctaaaatgtatgCTAATTTGATAAAGAAATTAATGACTCGAGAATGAAATGCCTAGTATAAGGGAGCTATCTTTGGGGCAGCTAGAGGATACATGTCTTCATTATGCAACCCATGAAGTCCACAGCAAAccaaactgaatcaagaaaatgtaaaaaggaGACAAACCTCCTTCTTCATCCGGTAATACTCATCAATGGCATACTGGTATTTTGGGGTGCTGATGCCCAAAACAGATGCAATCTTCTCTCCGAGAAAGTCACACACTAAAGATACAAAAGTTAAATGGCTTACATAATTCCATAAACATTTCTTGAGCCCTTTCTATGCGCAAAACACTGTATGAATACAAAAGTTACAGTCCCTGCCCTCGGGGAGATAATGAACATTCAGTACATCTCCTTTGTGTATCTTCCTTGATTTCCCCAAGAAGCACTAGTGGCTCCTTCTGGGCTCCCAATAACACTGCTCATACTTCTTACTATAACACTTATCACCAGGTGTTATAATTATCTGTTAGATGTCTGTTTCTTCAAGAAAAATGTACACTCTCAGAGGGCTGGGATATCACTGGGCTGGGAGAAAGGAATGGATTATACTATAGCTCTCACTGAGTGCctgccacatgccaggcactatgaaAGGTTAGACTCAAAGAAGTTGAAGAACTGGTCCAAGCGGACAAAGCAGATCCAAAATTCAGTCCAGGTCTGAATGTAAAGCTCATGTTCTTTTCATTATACTAGACTGTCTAGCATATATTGAGTGCTccgtaaatgtttgttgaatgaatgactattcACATTTAGATCTAATGAAAGGCATAACGTGATAGAAGCTATGGGGGAGTTAAAATGGGAAGCAGAGGAAAGCTTTATGATTTAAAACGCATATTTAAAGTTAGCATGATTAAGTCATAAGTTGATAAttcatttccttcaaatatgACTTAGTTATATCTCAACTTAAGAAATGAAATAGTaatcaaataaaacataaatgaatTATAACTACAGGCTTTAGAATAAGCAGTTAGAATGAGAACAATATCAGGGAATCAAATGgcaaaatagcaaaataactgcTAACAGGAAAGTTTCAAGGACATGAAAATCGTATCTAAATTAATATAGCTATTTTTTAGtccttttttaaaagcatatccAGAAGCTAAAAACTGTTTTCAGATGAAGTACAAGTTAGATTAATATCTTCCAATGtgagctagctagctagctagctgctGAGAAGGGAGTGACTAACTCCCAActgtttctccttcaattttgaaACACCCTATTTAGCAAAGCTCCTGTTCTGGGGGCATATTATAGTGGTTATACAATATTCAAACAAAACAGTAATACCTGAGAGGGTTGATGTGGCAGCACGAAGCATGTAAAACCATAAGTAGGGGCCCCAGGTAAGTTTTGTCTGCAACAAGAGGTGAGGTTAGCACCATTCATACCTAAATTCATTCTATACATTTAGGCCAGAAAGAAGTAGTCAAATACTTGGTGGGCACTTAGAATATTCTATAGATGACACTATAAACAGAGtacaatccaataaaaaaattaaaagctttgtAGAGAGAATGTCACAAAGACATTTTACATTCACCCATACAACTATCACCACCTTAAGTCCACAGAATAACCAAAAAAAGCAGCAGCCACTGAAATGGAGTTGGTTAAGTCATAACCTTAATTATTTATGAGTTATCCAGAGCCTTCCTTTCTCCTGTCTTGTGCTTTTTTGTCTTCATTGTTCAAAAGCACATCAGAGAGTGTGTACAGTCAATGGAAAGGGATCTAAGAAATCATACAATACAACACACGTATGATTTAGTGGGGAAATTaaggttcagagaaattaaacAGATTAAGGGCAtattaaatgaacttttttttttttttttttttttttttgcttgcagtacacgggcctctcactgttgtggcctctcccgttgcggagcacaggctccggatgcgcaggctcagtggccatggctcacgggcctagccgctctgcggcatgtgggatcctcccagaccggggcacgaacccgtgtcccctgcattggcaggcggactctcaaccactgtgccaccagggaagtcccctaaatgaACTTTTAATGGTGGGAAAATAAGTAACCAGTAAGTGGCAagatgaggttttttttgttgctgttcctTCAAGGATTAAAAAGGGACTAGAGCATATAACCCAAGAAAAGTTTAGTATCTATTTGGTAGGCTAGGACCACTGGCAGAATGCAATCTACACTACACACCTGCATAGTTAACCTTGGTAATTCCATAGAATACTTTTGTGAAGCTTGCCACATAGATGACAGTTTGCCCCTGTGGATGAAATCAGTAATAGGAGCAGGATTCATCATACCaatatttttgtttatgaaaagaaaacatagtaTAGAGCCTACAGTCAATCAAACACATTAGTAATTATTTGAATATTGGTtccagggagagaaggaaaagataaacCTGTCCATAATCTTCTTAGATAAGATATGCTGATGATTATAAGGGCGTTAAAAAAGCATATACAAGAATATCTGTAAGACTGAAAACTGCAGACACTGGAAATGACCCTTTTTTCTCTACTGGTGAAATGGAAGTATCTCCTTTTCCGCTGTCTAAAGCTAACGAAGTTGCCAATTTCagtgttatttcctttcttgctGGTTAAGGAAAATTTTTCACCTCAGGGTTCTCAAAGTCATTTTGAGTGGCCACTGTCTGTCTTATCAACTTCTTatgcaaattaatttaaaaataaagttctatgttttaaatatttttttaaaaaggaatatctGTAAGAGTGGGCAGATGGGCTAAAGCAGAGAGGAGTAAACATGTAACATAGTCTTTCAATGAAAAGTAGGTATATCAATTCCTGTGATAACATTTCTGAAAAGACACACAAGTAAGGTAGCTCCTTAGTCTCTCTTTACACAAGAATGGATGTCCAAGCAACAAATACGGTCAAGAAAACACTGCATATTTCTGACTCCCTGATAAAAATCTGCTATACCTTCTACATTCAGTGCAGGAGGCATCTCTTAGGTGGGGATAAGGGTTAGTTTAGGGGCTCTGTTTAAGATGCTCTGACTttagtgtttgcttttttttttttttttaacagcaaatGGGACAGTACAGAAACATAGGGAATGGAAGCAATTTCTATAACACATATTAAGTGATAAGGCCAAGAAACTACTTAGAAAAGGATTCAGCATGCTTTTGGAGAAAAGCATGCATTTCTCAGTGGACCAATTCTCCTGGGGTTGTTTCTAGAGAGGACAATTGCTAATATCCAGGCTGCGACTACCAAAGAGTCAAACCTGCTCCAGAGCTGAGACACTGGATAAGGATTCCCGAATACCATCTATCATTATCACACAGAGTTATACAGAATGAATGGATAGGGCCCTTTGTGCAGACACTGACCCAGAGTCTACACTGGAACCCTGCCACCACTGCCAGCATCACTACCGCCACCACCATCCCAGTAACAGAAGAAGTGGGACAAGATCTTGAGTCTTTAAGACTTCAAATGTATGAGTGCAAACTCAAGTAGATTCATCTCtttcttcaaaaatttaattatctatttcttcctgcatAATTTTCCATCTCTTCCTTAATAAAGAACTATTAAGATTTgctatcttttgttttgaaacaacttatttttaaattataaaagtaatgctCATTTATTGCAAAACACttacaaaatggaaaaagtataaagaaaatttaagtcACCCATTTTTCCACTGTCCATAGATAATTATCATTAACATCTTAGTATATTTTTCCCAGTCTTTTCCTAAGCATATATGTGTTTTACAACATTGCTATACTTTTTCTATCCTGCTGTTTTTCCCATTTActatattgaaaatattaagcGTATTTCCCAAATGCTTAAATTCCTAAGGGTGGAATAACTAGGTCAAAAATATAATCATTTGGAAAGCTCTCCCTTCACAATGCAAAACTTCACACCAGAAAATTTACCAATAAATATTCAGCAGTCATCTATGAGATTGTCCATTCCCTTGTACCCTTATTACGGTatattgttcttttcctttttaaaaatttgataggCAAAAATGAGCCCAGATAATTTTGAGTTCTGACTATATTAAGAAAGGCATCAGTCCATTTATATAGGTAACAGTTATGTGCATAATCAAAGTTTTTAATATGTATAGttagatacacacatatacacatatttaaggAACCCTAAGCGAAACTAAATCAATGGTTAAAGGAATTACTGGAAATATGTTTACTCTTAACGCTCATCTAAGGTAAAATCTAAGGAAAACGATTATAAGATTGTAAAAAGATCTAGGTCTCCATTTCTTACTTTCTATCAAGTATCATATGCCAGgagtattattcttttatttatttatttatttatttttgactgcattgggtctttgttgctgcgcacaggctttctctagttgcagcaagcgagggctactcttcattgcggtggcttctcttgttgtggagcatgggctctaggcgcacgggcttcagtagttgtggctcatgggctcagtagttctggctcgcgggctctacagcacaggcgcagtagttgtgggtgcatgggcttagttgctccattgcatgtgggatcttcctggaccagggctcgaacccgcgtcccctgcattggcaggcagattcttaaccactgcgccaccagggaagtcccaggaatattattcttaaatctttattttattttattttaatttttttttttttttttgcggtacgtgggcctctcactgttgtggcctctcctgttgcggagcacaggctctggacacgcaggcccagcggccatggctcacgggcccagccgctccatgtcatgtgggatcctcccagaccggggcacgaacccacgtcccctgcatcggcaggcggactcccaaccactgcgccaccagggaagcccttaaatctTTATTTTAGATATCAGAGTTTTTCTTTAATTGGGTCTGTACTACATATCTACTATGTAAATATACAACAATACCTTTTCCAAATTCCTTTGTCCTATCAGATTTACGACGCATTAGAAGCCAATAGAAATTGGAAAGTCTGCTTTGCACATTAAGTGATGCTAGGTCTGTCTTTAATTATAAACAGCTGCTAGgatgattattattttaagaaaaagacaagTGTTGCTGAGTATGTAAAGAAATTAGGACCCTTggacgctgttggtgggaatgtaaaatggtgcagccgttatggaaaacagtagggcggttcctcaaaaaataaaaaatacaaacaccaaatgatccagcaattccatttctgggtatttatccaaaagaactgaaatcagaatCTCGAAGAGGTATTTCCACTCTCTTGTTagtggcagcattatttacagcagccaagatacggaaacaacctaagtgtccccaTTAAAGAGGAAAAACACTATCTGCAAGTTTGCTTTACGACCAGAAGTCTACATTAAactacagcatttaaaaaaatgatgactaACATTAACACATGCATGCATAAGTAATAAACCAAACGAAGATATCTATAGTTCAGGCAGCAattaaaaatatccaaaaaatggggcctccctggtggcgcagtggttgagagtccgcctgccgatgcaggggatgcgggttcgtgccccggtctgggaggatcccatgtgccgcggagcggctgggcccgtgagccatggccgctgagcctgcgcgtccggagcctgtgctccgcaacgggagaggccacaacagtgagaggcccgcataccgcaaaaaaaaaaaaaaaaaaaaaaaatatatatatatatatatatatatatatatatatccaaaaaatgAATTGGATCTCTTTTAGCAAAAGATTTAAGTAATTGTTATTTTTTGGTCTTGGTTAACTTAGCCAACATAGATAGTCCTATTTGCTAACTATAAATTCTTCATGAATAGTAccagatttttttctgaaaattttatgtAGAAGTCAAATATAATGTCAGCTCTCAGCTTCCAACCAAGTTTATAACATAAGCTTCCTACTGGcagtatttacacacacacacatatatatggtattagTATATAATAGCAGCTCCTCGTTGCCTAAAAAAATCACTATACTCTAGGAAACACAATTACCACCAaggaaaatataactttaaaacttCAAAATGGATATTTCAGGAATGAAGCCAAACAAGTGAATTTCATAAACTTTCAAATGATTCTTGAATAAGAAATGTAGGGAAAATTGTTAAATTAGTCATGGGCTTTCAAATTCCAATAGAGTTCTAAAATTACCTTTTGAGTGAGATTCCTTGTGCTACCTACTGTATTTGCTTTGTTATCTAATACTACCTTACATGTATAttagatatacatgtatatagttCTTAGTCATTTTTCAATGAGTCTTCATATGTACTATCTTTTTAATCTTCAAAAGCAATTCTTAATGTAGATGAGACaagattatctttttttatagTCATGAAACCTGAAGTGCAGTGGGATTAAGTCTTCGTCACAGGGAGGTGACTACTCCAGGACTAAGCCAGGACTGAAACCAGCTCTGACTATGCATGCTGCCTCCCACTGAAGGAAACAGACAGGTTTCTTATCAGCCAGGTTTCTTGTCTTAGTTTAGgcctaaaaattcaaataaattcgAATGACAACATACTATATACAAGGTAATTAACTATTTTAAGAGTGGATATGGACTTACAGCACAACAGCAGGAGGAACTCTGTGGACCCACTACCCAGTGAAACtggtgaaaattatttaaaataaacatttaaacccTCTGGAAGTGGTCCTAAGGATATACTACAAATGAAAAAACATctattcaagaaaataaataaaaatttgacaAGAAAATGAGAGTATGAAGTAAGTGAACCAAGACCACTGGCCTTCCCAGCAAAGTGAAGTGGAAATTCACTGCCAGACTGGTATAGCTAAGAACACAGGGCTCCTTCTACCCCCAGCTTCCACtggagcccgtatgccacaactagagagaagcccacacaccgcaacaaagagcctgtgcgccacaatgaaagatcctcagccaaaaataaataaataaataaatatttttaacaaacaaacaaaaacaggcaagggatctgaataggcatttctctaaagatgatatacaaatggccaataaacaaatgaaaagatgctcaatatcactggccaccagggaaatgcaaattaaaaccataatgagatgccacttcacacccacaAGGACAACTAGAATAAAAAAGATAGTAACAAGTGTTgataaggatgtagagaaatcagaaccctcattCAATGCTGGCAGTAATTttaaatggtgcaaccactttggaaaacaattcgGTGGTTCTTCAAATGACTGAATACAGGATTTCCCTGCTATCCAAAAGTAGagcattcctatgaaacctttcataatGCAAAATTGTGTAAAGCAAATAAGtgattaccttaggacacatcttacTAAACAGCTGAACAAAATAAATCGAAACCAAGCACAAATGCTCACAGATACAGCTGAAAGCTATGGCGGCTTGATGCTGTGATGATGAGTGTAGTTCCCCAGGGAAGGAGCTTCAAGGTGCCTCTCTCACTGTTCAGGGTGCCCACCACCTCTACAAGGGCTCACTGCAAAACAAATTCTGGacgctatttttgctttttaccttttttcataaaagtgaaaatcctcttcGGCTTTCTTTCAGTTAGCGAAAAGAGGTACTAATGTAGGTTTTTCATAAAAGCGAAGTGGGGtaaagcaaactttcaaaaagcaggggatacctgtatagagttatcatatgacccagcaattccactcataggtacatacctaagagaaatgaaaacatacgtccacacaaatacttgtacacaaatattcatagctgaattattcataatagccaaaaggtagaaacaaccaaatgtctCTGACCTGACAAACATGGTAtatcaaaaaaaggaatgagggcttccctggtggtgcagtggttgagagtccgcctgccgatgcaggggacacgggttcgtgccccagtctgggaggatcccacatgccacggaacggctgggcccatgcgccatggccgctgagcctgcgcgtccggagcctgtgctccgcaatgggagaggccacaacagtgataggcccgtgtaccacaaaaaaaaaaaaaaaaaaaggaatgaagttctgacacatgctataacatggataaaccttgaaaacgttacactaagtgaaagaagccagtcacagaagatcACATATCATACGAGTTcgttcatatgaaatgtccataatAGGGAAATCaatagacagaaaatagattagtggtcaTCAGGGGTTGGGGAGATGAAGGGTAGGGAGTGATAACTAAAGGGtactgggtttctttttgaggtgatgcaAACGTACTAAAAATTGACCATGGTAATGGTTGCGTCTAtcagtgaatatattaaaaaccactgctGCAAATTTTAAATTGATGAATGTATGCTACGTGGACTGCATCTCAGTAAAGCTTTTTTAAGAGTAAACCTTTAGGGAAGTAGTAAGGATGCATTTTTTTCTATGCAATGTCTTTATTACCGATTCCTATGTAAATAGAGGACTATTTTTGAGACAAAGACTTTTTAaaccatacatatatacacaaatttaT
This sequence is a window from Mesoplodon densirostris isolate mMesDen1 chromosome 4, mMesDen1 primary haplotype, whole genome shotgun sequence. Protein-coding genes within it:
- the LOC132488306 gene encoding protein FAM177A1 isoform X3, translated to MDRKPVSREEGGEAGAASGAAAAAPFRESAQQMSNERGFENVELGVIGKKKKVPRRVIHFVSGETMEEYSTDEDEVDGLEKKDVLPTVDPTKLTWGPYLWFYMLRAATSTLSVCDFLGEKIASVLGISTPKYQYAIDEYYRMKKEEEEEEEENRMSEEAERQYQQNKLQADSIVQSDQPESLVSSSFVNLNFEMEGDCEVIMESKQNPVSVPP
- the LOC132488306 gene encoding protein FAM177A1 isoform X2; this translates as MEAGLSAITLYLASASSPVVATTMDRKPVSREEGGEAGAASGAAAAAPFRESAQQMSNERGFENVELGVIGKKKKVPRRVIHFVSGETMEEYSTDEDEVDGLEKKDVLPTVDPTKLTWGPYLWFYMLRAATSTLSVCDFLGEKIASVLGISTPKYQYAIDEYYRMKKEEEEEEEENRMSEEAERQYQQNKLQADSIVQSDQPESLVSSSFVNLNFEMEGDCEVIMESKQNPVSVPP